A single genomic interval of Trichosurus vulpecula isolate mTriVul1 chromosome 6, mTriVul1.pri, whole genome shotgun sequence harbors:
- the GNG3 gene encoding guanine nucleotide-binding protein G(I)/G(S)/G(O) subunit gamma-3, translating into MKGETPVNSTMSIGQARKLVEQLKIEASMCRIKVSKAAADLMTYCDAHACEDPLITPVPTSENPFREKKFFCALL; encoded by the exons atgaaaggagagaccCCCGTAAACAGCACCATGAGCATTGGGCAAGCCCGAAAGCTCGTGGAGCAACTCAAGATAGAAGCCAGCATGTGCCGGATCAAG GTATCCAAGGCAGCTGCTGACCTGATGACATACTGCGATGCTCACGCCTGTGAGGACCCCCTCATCACCCCTGTGCCCACCTCGGAGAACCCCTTCCGGGAGAAGAAATTCTTCTGTGCACTCCTCTGA